AGCTGGCCATCGACTATCTCTACCGGCTGGGCCATCGCCGCATCGGCTGCCTCATCAGTAACTCCCGGTTGGGGAACCCGCAGCTGCGCATGCGTTGCCTGGAAGAATCCCTGACCCGGCGCGGGCTACCGGCAGAAAGCTATTTCCTGCGGCTGGCGAGTGAGGTCGAGTATGTGGAGGAGGTGGGTAAGCTGCTGCGTCACGGCGTGGACGCCATCTTTGCGCCGGGGGGATCGGGCGGTATCATTACCGCCTATGCGCTCTCCCTGTATGGTAAGCGGATTCCCGAGGAGATTTCGCTTATCTCCTCGGAGCGGGTGATGGTCTCGCGCTACTGTGTGCCCTCACAAACAACGATTACACAGGATTACAGTAAGCTGGCGTCGATTGCTGTGGACGCCATCGACGCCGCTCTGCGCCGGGACTCTTTCCCGCGCGAAACGATCCTCGATTACCAGCTCATTGAGCGGAACAGTGTCATCGACAGAAAACCGGCCTGACCATCTGGAGTTGTGTCACGGCTCGCACTGAAGTGTGCGAGCGAGGCCATGCCGACTCAATCAGCTTTGAGTGTAGACCGCATTCTTACGCGGGGGCCGTGTGGCGCATGAAGCAGTTCTTAAGCTCTTCGACTTTTTGCGTATTTTCTGCGGCGATGTTGTTGAGTTCGGCTGGGTCGTTTTTGAGGTCGAAGAGCAGGTCCGGTACGGGCTGGGGGGCATCGAGCTGCTGCTTGAAGCCGCGGTTGGTGTCGTAGCCGGTTATCCACTTCCAGCGCCCGTCGCAGGCAGACTTCCAGTTGCCCAGTCCCGAGAAGACCGCCTCGCGGTTTGAGCGCGCGTTGCCCTCCAGGATTGCACGCAGGGAGCAGGCGTCATTGTAGCGTGGAGTTTCCCCGCAGGCGTAGTCCAGGAAGGTTGCGGAGAGGTCAATGAGGGAGACGGCGGAGTCGTTGGTCCCGGTGGCCTTCACGCCCGGCCCGGCGATGCAGAGCGGGATGCCGACGGAGGCCTGATAGGGCAGGTTCTTACCGAAAAATCCCTTGTCGCAGAGCATGTCGCCGTGGTCGCTGGAGATGACGATCAAAGTCTCCTCATCCTCCCCGCGCTCATGGATGACCTGCAGCATGCGGCCGACCCAGCGGTCGATGTTTTCAATCATGGCGGCGTAGGCGCGCCGGGTGTTCTGGCGGGTTTCGGGGTCCGCCAGCTCAGAGGGAGGCGGCTCTCCAAATGTGCGCCCGCGCACGGAGTCAAACATGCTGTGGGTGGTGTCCATGGGGGAGTGCGGCCCGCAAAAATTCACCTGTAGGAACCAGGGGGATTGTGTACCAGCGCCCTGCAGTAGATCAACGGCCTGCTGGCCGACAAAGTTGTCCAGGTAAGCCCGGTCGGGGAGGGGAGTCGGCGCATTGCTGTAGTAGTCCCTACGCCCATTCAGGTCGGCGATGTGGACATCGAGCAGGCCTTCACTTTTGAGAAAGGATGTGTAGGGGCACAGATTGTCGCGGGCTCCTTCGGTTACGCCGTCGATTTTACCGCTGACATCGGCGCCGCCGTTGAAGCCCCAGTGGTCGAGGCGGTTGGTGCCGTCAGGCAGAGGGTGCTGCCCGTTTGGGCTCCAGTCGTTGGCATCCTTGGCCAGGTCGTACTTGCCACAGCCGAGCACCTGGTAGCCGGTTTCGCGCAGGCGCTGATAGAAGGTCTGTTCATCCAGATCGAGGTCGTCGCTGTTGCTCTTGACCGCGCAGTGCTCGTACTCCCTACCTGTGGCGAGGCAGGCGCGGGCCGGTGCGCAGAGGGGAGAGGGCGTGACGGCATGGCTAAAGCTCAGGCCCCGCCGTGCCACACTCTGGCAAAAGGGGAGCCGCAGCGGCAGCTCACTCTGCCAGGACCAGTCGTGCCGCCACTGGTCGGGAAAAACAAAGAGGATGTTCGGTGGTCTTTTCATCAAGTGCGATTATTGAGAAGCTGCTGAGCAGATGACTGTTCCGGGTGAACCTAGGCCGGTCCGCCTTTATCAATTACTATGGCATGACGGTCCGTTTATGTGGCCCGGTCATAGCTGATGAGGTCCACTAGATCATGCGGAGATTCTCCGCGCAGGAATCGTTCTATATTCTGCACGGCGTGTTGCCCAAGTAATGCGAGCTGGTCGGCCGTCGGACCAGCGATATGCGGTGTCGCGAGGAGCCCGGGTGTTGTTACCAGAGGCGAATCGCAGGCCATCGGTTCAGTGATACAGACATCGGTGGCGATGCGAAGTCTGCCGCTGGACGCTTCCTTTAGCAGGGCATCCTCGTCCACGATAGCACCGCGCCCGACGTTGACGAAGATAGAGCCGTCGGGGATGGTCGCCAGCAGTTCTGCCGTCAGGCTGTCACGGGATAGCTCGGTAAGGGCTTCACAGCCGAAGAACACGTCGCAGGATTGGCAAAGTTCTTTGAGCGACTGGCAGGGGGTGACTCCTTCCTCATGCATGAGCTTGTGCGGGACACCCTCAGAGAATGCCCGTATCTCGACGGAAAAAGGGCGTAGCAGCTGGACCAGTGTACGAGCCACCCGTCCAAAGCCGTGGATGCTGACACGCTTGCCGAAAAGGGTACGCGTGCCCAGATGCGTCAGCCTGCGCTGCCGGGGTGGTTGCTGGATATACGCAGGCCACTGGGGCAGACTGCGCAGAGCACCCAGGGCCAGTAGCAAGGCGTACTCGGCTACCTGAGGAGCGCACATCGCACCCCAGTTTGAGACGAGCCCGCCACGCTCGATAAAGGAGCGGGGGACGATGCCACGGACAGAACCGGTCACATGGCTGACGTAGCGCAGCGGACAGTCCTCCTGCTCCAGCCAGGCGGAGGGCAGGGGAGGCGTGCTCCATGAGGTGAGGAGGACGGTTGGCCGCAGGGTCTGGAGCTGCTCCTCCCAGTCTTGGGCCGGGACGTCTATCGCCTGGGCTCCGTCGATCTCTGCATCGATCCCGTTGGGGAAAAAGTATTGCCGACACCGTTCGTTCAGGGAGTAAGCGATGCGTTGTTGTTTGAGATCGTCTGAGGCGTTCTCCCGTTCTTTGGCTGAGTTCTGCTTTAACATAGGTACAAGCATCCCGTGTTGCACGCTTGGGGCGCCAACTCGCAGGAATCGATATGGGGTTTATATACGGAGGGGCGTCTAAAGAGATATACCCCAAGCCTGCCCTTAACGGCGGCCCTTCACTCGCTTCAGGAACGCCAGCAGCAAGGTCGCAGCAAGCAGTATGGCGGCACTTTCCGACGGCTCGGGGATCGAGGCGTTACTGTCGATGGACAGATTATCGATATAGAGTGAGCCCACATACTGAGCTTTGGACACGAAGTTAAAGCTGTTCAGCGAGGTACCGGTGCTGATGTTGCCGGTGTTACTGACGCCGCTGGCAACGCGTGTCCCGTTGAGCCACACATCCATCATGCCGGAGGCCACGGTGCCACCCTCATAGGTCAGTGCTGAGCCCGTATTGTTGAAGACGACCACGAGGTTGTTGACTGTGTCTTGAGTGTAGCTCGCGACGGCATCCTGCTTCGTGATGGAGCCGCCCGTGTACAGGTAGAAGGATCCGTCCTGGATCGACAATGCGAATGCGGAGGTGCTGTTACCGTTACCGGTGCCCCAACGCATGATCCAGCCGTCACCCGTGCTGCCAGTGGGGTCGTAGAAGTCCAGGGAGATTTGTCCGCTCTGAGTGGAGTTGAAGGTATTGGTAGCCGCCATGGGCTGGAGGCTGGTATCATAGCTGGTGACAGCCATGTTCAGGAACTGGTTGGATGTCCCCTGCCCGAACAGATTTCCGGTGTCAGCAACGACGGTAAAGGTCTTGTTGGCATTGGTGAGGGTCGTTTTCCAGATTTCCGGGGACTCACCTGTAGGCAGTGACTCTGGCACTGGCGAGTAACCGTTGAAGTTATCCTCGACGAGTACGGCCCCTTGCGCGCAGAGACTAAAACTGGACAGGGCACCACAGAGTAGAAACAGGTAACAATTTTGGGATATTTTTTTCATAGGCCTTTACTCAATCTCAGTCTGATTGATTTCACAAACCATGGGTTGTTCACCAAGGTTAATGATAACCGCTATATTCCAGTAGAAAACGGTAACGCCAGGGCTTACTGAGCGGAGCGCAGGCTTCCGCCGTTGTACCAGCTGCCTTCTATCAGGATACAGCGCGGGTTGTCGCTCAGTCCTCTCTCGCCGTTGTGGAGCATGGACACGAGCATGGTGACCGCTTCTTCGCCGATGAGTGTCGAGTTCTCGACGATACTGGAGACGCCCGGAGTCTCGGCAGAGTAGGTGAACCCGGCTACGCCGATGTCACGCGGGCATTCCAGGCCAGCGGCATCCAGTGTCTTCTTGATTTTCCAGTCAACCGTGACGACCGCATCCAGCCGGTTCTCATCGACCCACGCACGAAACTCCTGATGGTAGCCTTTGTGATCATAGGACAGGGGCGGGATCGGCTCAAACCCGTACAGGTGTACGGCTGTCAGGTAGCCGGCGAGGCAGTTGTAGTCCGTGCGTTCGTTAAATTCCCAAGGGTAAGCGTAGCCAATGCGCTTATAGCCGCGTCTGGCCAACTCCCGCATCGTCGTCAGGACGTTTTTGCAGTGGGCCGCCGTTATCATATTCAACCGCGGCTTCTGAAGAGTGTAGCCAAAGGTGACGGAGGCGAAGTTCTCCCACGGGAAGTCGATTTGTGTAAGCTGGTTGGGCTGGGGGCAGACAAGGATACCCGCGATGTTGCGAGCCTTGAAAATAGAGGCCATGCGCTTGGAGGTCATGCCTGCAGTCGTTAAATCGAAGATCTCCAGCTTATAGCCGTGACTGGCAGCCTGAGCTTGGGCTCCGTTGAAGTAGTCTCGATAGTGGCGGACATTATGCCAGTTCCACTCCTGCGAACTGCGGACCATCCAGGCCAGAGTCCCGTGAAAGGCGACCGGCCGGGACTGCGAACTGTACGCGGCCAGGGCCGAGAGCATCGGGTCACGCACGTAGCCCAGCTCTTTGGCCAGCTGCATGATGCGCTCACGCGTTTCCTGCGGTATACCGGGATGGTTCTTGAGCGCCAGACTCACCGTAGAGCGGTGGACGTTCGCCTTCTCGGCGATGTCTTTCTGGGTAACTCGCTGTGCCATTCACCTTGGTTAACGGACGATGGGTTGTCTGACAAGCTTACTTGTGCAACTTTATGGGCATAACCAACCCCGTTATGCTTTTCTCCAAACCCCACCGGGCATTTTCGCTGCTCGAGTTATTGGCGGCCATCGCGATTATAGCGATCCTGGCATCCATCATTATCCCCATTGGTTTCCGTAGTATCGCAACCACTGAGAAGACCCGCTGTGCTGCCAACCTGCGTCAAATCGGCCAGACGCTGCAGCTCTATCTGAATGATCACAGCCTTCAGTTTCCCGGCCCCTTATACTCGGATATGAGTGCGTGGGCGCCGCGTGGTAGTCACATGCCGACTGTGCTGGAGGACTATATGACGCCGTCAGAGACGATTGGCTCCCGGCGCTATTTCGATATGTTTTTCTGCCCGGCCTGTGTCCGTCGCGCTACAGATACGCGCTCGATGGCAGAGATTAAATCTTACAGCACCGGGAGAAATCCACGGATATTTGGCTACCAGCACAACCGATACCCTCAGGCGGTGATGCGGTTGACCGATATCGAATCTCCGCCCACCACCGTCGTGCTGCAGGATGCTTCTGGAGCTTCAAACGGCATCACCAGCACCGCCCACGAAGCCTTTCGAAATGTGCTCTACGTAGACTGGCATGTGGAGAGCGTGCCCGAGGAGGAGTTCAGTAACTAGCTTCAGCTTTTCACTAAGCCACGATTCATGACTGCATTTCAAAAAAGATATATTTTGATCATTTCTATTTTAATGGCATTTGCGCTCGCAGGCTGCTCCGATCCGGATCCCGCCCCGCAAGCCTACGCATGGGAGGTGTCCGATTCTGCGCTGGAGGATCGGGCCTGGGATATCGCCGGCATGCTTCCGGTGGAGCCTGGCTCCTATGTGCCGCCAGTTAGTGATCGTAGTGCATGGGAGGCATACGGTCGGCAGAGCCCGCAGCTGTTAGCCAAGGCTAAGACGTTCCTGAATCAACCGGTCCCGGCCTTGCCCGACGACCTCTATCTGACGTTCACAACCAAGGGTACACGCAAGGGGTACGAGCGCCCGTATTCCGCACGAATCGAGCGTCTGGGCACATTCACCGCCGCAGAAGCTGTCGCAAACAACGGGCAATTCATCCCTGCCATCGAAAGGGAGCTGCAAGCCATCCTCGTTGAGAAGACGTGGGTGATGCCGGCGCATGACCGTGACCTCAAGAACTTCAACGGCGAGGTCGTCGATGTCGATTTGGGGGCGTCCCGGCGAGGGCTCGCCGTCGCTGGTGTGCTGACGCTCTTGGGAGATAAACTCTCTCCTGAACTCACTGAACAGGCTCACGCTGAGCTGAAGCGCAGAGTATTTGATCCCTACCTGAAGCGTTTGACGGGCCAGGACGACTCGCTGTGCAAATGGATGAAATGGGATAACAACTGGAACGCCGTCTGCCACTCGGGTGTCGTGGCGGCAGCACTCTTTACACTGCCTTCTGAGGATACGCGCGGGTTGATCGTGGCCGGGGCAGAGGCCGCACTGCCTCGCTATTTTAACAGTTTTCGCAGTGATGGTTTTTGTACCGAAGGCCTGTCCTACTGGAACTATGGATTCGGGCACTATGTGACCTTGGCGGAAACGCTTTGGCGATTGAGCGAAGGCGAGATAGACCTCTATGAGAGCCCACTGGTCCGCAAGATCGCCACCTATCCGGCGCGTCTGGAGATGGCTCCGCGCCAGTTCCCCTCCTTTGGGGACAGCCCGCGAAACCCTCAGCCAGAGGCCTGGATACTCGATGTGTGTGCCAGCCACCTGCCGCTGTCCGGCGATGTGAAACAGGAACCGTACCCTGCGATCCCGCTGTTTCTGGAGCAGTGCTTTCGGGTGTCGTTTAGCCCGTCCAGACCGCTCTCGCTCGCCGCGATGAGAGAGGACCAACTGCGCAGCTGGTTCCCGGAGGCGCAGGTCTATGTCGGGCGCATGCCGGGTGATTCTTCTGAGCAAATGGCGATCGCCGTCAAGGGCGGGCGCAACGGAGAAAATCACGGACACAACGATCTGGGGCAGTTCATCATCGCTAATCAAGGCCGACAGGTCATCACCGACCCCGGCGGTGAGGCGTACACGGCGGCTACTTTCGGCCCCAAGCGCTATGAGTCGCCGATGCTGAACTCCATCGGCCACCCGGTGCCTGTCATTGCCGGGCAACTACAGGGCAGCGAAAGAACCGCGACGACAGAGGTGGTGAGCACTGATTTTACCGATGGGGAGGATCGGGTCGTCTTCGATCTCAAAGGCGCGTACGCGGTCTCTACGTTGGCAAAGCTCGAACGCGAGTATGTCTATATGCGTCAGGGCGCAGGCGAGCTGCAGGTGACCGATACGGTGGCATTCTCCAAGCCCGAGGCCTTCGCCAGCTCATTGATAACTTACGGCAGTGTTGAGCAAATGAGCCCCAGCGAACTCCTGATTACGGATGGAGACGCCCGTCTGCATGTCAAAATAGATAGCGGCGATGTGCCCTTCTCAGTCGAGCAGGAGCTGGTGCGCCCGAAGGGGCCTCTACGTGTGCTGATCTCGCTGGATGATCCTCTTGTGAAGGCGACCATGAGCTACCATTTTTCCGTAGGATCGGAGATAGCCCCGCAGCATGCGAATGAGGAATGAGCCCCCGGCTCCTGCCGTGAGGTAGTAGGCGGCTTCGTCTCCTCAGGCCCGCGCTGCGACACTGTCGCGTGAAATTAACTGGTAGGGGAGCATCGTGCTGGCCGGGGTGGTGTCTCCCTCGATACGGGCTTCGATCAGGTCTGCGGTGCTAGCGGCCATGGCCTGATAGTCGGGGGTGATGGTCGTCAGGGGCGGGACTGTGTACTGGGATATTTTCGTCTGCTCCGAGGCGATGAGTGCAATGTCCTCGGGGACGCGGCGGTTGTAGAGCGAAAAGGCGTACAGGGAGACGATCCCGGCATTACCGCCGGGGCAGAAGAGCGCGTCGATGTCCTGCTTGAGGAGCTTTCCGATCAGCTCCACATATTTGTCGCTGCCCGGTCCCGAGAAGCAGACCAGCGAGTCGTCGCAGGGCAGGCCAGTCTCCTTGAGTGCTTTGAAGATGCCGTTCTGGCGCCGCGTGGCATTACCGGTATGGGGGGAGCCGTGAATGATGCACCCGATCTTTTTGTAGCCGCGCTCATGCAGGTGCTGGATAGCTTGCCGCATGCCCTGCTCCTCATCTGAGCGCACGTAAAAGACGTCCGGGCTCTCGGTGGGGCCTTCGCGGTCCATGATGATCAAGGGCATGGCGTAGCGTTCGCTCCAGTCGCTGAACTCCGCAGGCTCGGCGCCGATGGCGATAGCCGCGCAAAACTGGATGGCATCGAGACGTTCCCGGTTATCGCCGGGAAGGATCTCCAGCCGGAACCCTCGCTTGGACATTTCCTGGACGAGGGCCATGAGGATCATGTCCACGCAGCTCTGCACGGGATAGACCGGGTCGTAGGGAGTGATCACGACCACGTTCTTCTGCTTCAGGGTCAGGCGTGGATGATAGCCGTGCTCGCGTGCGACCGAGAACACCCGTTTACGCACCTCCAGGCGGATGTTCGGATGGTGGTTGAACACGCGTGAGACGGTTGCGGCGGATACGCCTGCGATTTTTGCAATTTCGTGAATCTTAGCCATAGCAGGCCCTGGGGGTGATTGTTTTTCAGTGGGTATTTGATATTTACACGATGTGGGCGCGTTTTTCGCTCTTGGTTTCAATCATGTGCATGATTCGTGAAACTTACACATGCTATATGCAAATTATTCCGTTGATGGGCAAGATTTTATCTCCTGAGATAGGCCATGCCTCAGGAGGTTTTCCTTCCGTCTTCAGGGACTGTTAACGCCTGCCGAGGCCATCCTGTTGCGGCATCTGCCGCACCCTAAACCTTTACCCCCTTACTTTGACCTAACCTATGAACGCCGTAATCATCGACGACGATAAGCGCCTCGTCTGGTCCTCTGTGGCGGACCCTGTGCGCGCAGAGAATGAGATTTTAGTGCAGGTACATGCCGCCGCGCTGAATCGCGCTGACCTGATGCAGCGCGAGGGTAACTATCCGCCCCCGCCCGGATGGCCGGAGTGGCCGGGCCTGGAGGTGGCGGGCGTCGTCCTCGAAGCACCGTCTGGCTCCCGCTGGAAGCCGGGCGACAAGGTCTGCGCCCTGTTGGGCGGAGGCGGCTATGCTGAAAAAGTCGTTGTCCCTGCGGACATGGCGCTACCGGTCCCGGAGGGGCTCAGCATGGCCGAGGCTGCGGCGATCCCGGAGGCTTTTGCGACGTCCTACCTGAACCTGTGCCTAGAGGGCGGGATGCAGGCTGGCGACACGGTCTTCATCCAGGCCGGGGCCAGTGGCTTGGGGATGGCGGCCATCCAGCTTGCCAAGACGCTCGGCGCTAAGGTCGTGACGACGGTCGGCTCCGAGGATAAGGCGCGCTTCGTCCGCGAGCTGGGGGCAGACGTGATCATCAACCGCAAGCAGCAAAACATTGCCGAGGTCCTCGCCCAGCATCCGGTCGATGTCGCCATGGACTGTGTGGCTGGTCCAAACCTCGGACCCTGCCTGGAGACGATGGCCCGTGGTGGGCGCTGGATTATCATCGCCACCTTGGGTGCTGCCAGCAGTGAGCTGAACATGCTCGATTTCTTTAAGCGCGGGGTGAAACTCATCGGCAGCACGCTACGCAGTCGCACTAGCGAGATGAAGGCCGATATCCTCAAGGGGCTCGAAGATCAGCTCTGGCCCGCTTTTTCCTCCGGAGCGATCCAGGTGCTCATCCATGAGACGCTGCCCATGGCCGACGCTGAGAAGGCGCACGCGATCCTCGAACGACAGGAGAATCTCGGTAAGGTTGTCCTCACGCTGGAGCCTTAGGCAGCATCGTTCAGCCAACGCCGGTAAAGTTACCGGTGCTTGGCGAGCATGCGCAGGATGGCGTCACGGACTTCGGGCACGAGCGTGCGGTCCGCGAGATTCGCCTCTCCGGCACCGTCTTGAAACAGCCCGTGCTTGTCACCCGGTCCATCGAAGCGGAAGACCTCGCAGGGCCTGTTCACGGCTCGGTAGGCCTGCTCAATGATGTCGGCGTGCTCGATGGTCACGAGCTGGTCGTTCTCGGAGTGAATGCAGTTCAGGGGAGGGGACTGATCGCTGACGTAGTAGCGTGGCGAGGCGTCTCTTAAAAAGGCTTCCTCGACCGGGCCGCCGGTGAATTTTTCCCAAAACTCCGGCTTATCCAGACAGAACTGGGTCTGCCACAGCGCCACATCGGTGATACCGGAAAGGTTCAGGATCGAGCGTACCCGCTGCAGGGGCAGGCGAAGTCCTGCCATCAGGGCGAGGTGTCCACCGGCCGATCCTCCGACGATGTCAATCTGGTCGAGATCCAGTTCACGCATGGCCGGGTGGCCAGCGTCCATCAGGAACTTTGCCCCGCGGATGCAATCATCGCCACAGGCTGGCCACGGGTGGGTCGCTGTCAGTCTGTAGTTAATGTTGAATACAGCATAACCATGCTCCGCCAATAGCCTGGCGATGGGCTCGATACTCGTCTTTTCCATCGATACCCATCCGCCCCCATGGATGAGTAGGGCTGCTGGTGCCCCACGGGGGTTGTCGGGCAGGAACAGGTCGGCTTTCCCATCTGTGCCGAGGTCGTCTGCGAAGGAGATGTCGTTGATGCGCTGATACATGCTACAGGGATGAGATGAATACGTAAAACCTAGCCCTGTCTCCTGGGGGAGAACGAGCAAAAAGGCGCTAAGTATATCGCAGCCGATCTCACCTGCCGGGCAGGTGGCTTCGCTGCCTGACGCTACTGATTGAGGTCGCGCACGCCGCCACGGTCCGCACTGGTGGTCAGGCGGGCATAGGCCTGCAGGGCGGTGCTCACGACGCGGTTGCGCTTCGGCTTCCAGCCGTCGGCCCCCTTGGCGTCTTCGGCAGCACGGCGTTTGGCCAGCTCCTCATCACTGATGGTGATGTTGATCGTGCGTCCGGGGATGTCGATCTCGACGGTGTCGCCCTCGTGGATCAGCCCGATCGCGCCGCCGCTGGCAGCCTCGGGGCTGACGTGGCCGATGGAGAGTCCACTCGTGCCGCCGGAGAAACGTCCGTCGGTGATGAGCGCGCACTGCTTACCGAGGCCCTTGGACTTCAGGTAGCTGGTCGGGTAAAGCATCTCCTGCATGCCGGGGCCGCCCTTGGGGCCTTCGTAGCGGATGACGACGACGTCGCCAGCCACGACCTGGTCGGTCAGGATGGACTGGACGGCGGCGTCCTGGCTCTCGAAGACGCGGGCGCGTCCGGTGAACTTGAGGATCGACTCGTCCACACCGGCGGTCTTCACGATGCAGCCGTTGAGGGCGATGTTGCCCTTGAGCACGGCGAGGCCGCCATCCTTGGAGTAGGCGTGCTCGACATCGCGCACGCAGCCTTCGGCCGGGTCGGTGTCGAGGGACTCCCAGCGAGCTTCCTGGGAAAAGGCGCTCGTGGTACGCTTGCGACCGGGCGCGGCGGCGAAAAACTTTTTGGCGCTTTCGGTGGCCTTGCCGCGCAGGTCCCAGAAATCGATGGCTTGGCCGAGGCTGACCGAGTGCACGGTGGGAATATCGCGATGAAGGAGCCCACCACGGTCCAGCTCCCCGAGCAGGCGCATGATGCCCCCGGCGCGGTGAACGTCCTCGATGTGGTACTTCTGTGTGTTCGGAGCGACCTTACACAGGCAGGGGACCTTGCGGGAGAGCCGGTCGATGTCGTCCATGGTGAAGTCCACCTCGGCGCTCTGGGCACTGGCCAGCAGGTGCAGCACGGTGTTGGTGGAGCCGCCCATGGCGATGTCGAGGCTCATGGCGTTTTCAAACGCCTCAAAGGTGGCGATGTTGCGCGGCAGCACGGACTCATTGCCTTCTTCATAGTAGGCGCGGGCCAGCTCGACGATGCGGCGGCCAGCCTCCTGGAAGAGACCCTTGCGGTCCTTGTGGGTGGCCACGACCGTGCCGTTACCGGGGAGACTCAGGCCGAGGGCCTCGGTCAGGCAGTTCATGCTGTTGGCGGTAAACATGCCCGAGCACGAGCCGCAGGTCGGGCAGGCATTCTGCTCGATGAGGTCAATCTCCTCGTCGCTGACGCTTTCGTCGGCGGCGGCGACCATGCTGTCCACCAGGTCGAGCTTGCGGGTCTGCCCGTTAACGACGGTGACACCAGCCTCCATCGGACCCCCAGAGACAAAGATGGCTGGGATGTTCAGGCGCAGGGCAGCCATGAGCATGCCGGGTGTGATCTTGTCGCAGTTGGAGATGCACACCAGGGCGTCGGCGCGGTGCGCGTTGACCATGTACTCGACCGAGTCGGCGATGATCTCACGGCTGGGCAGGCTGTAGAGCATGCCATCGTGGCCCATGGCGATACCGTCGTCCACGGCGATGGTGTTGAACTCGCGACCGATGCCGCCAGCCTTGGCGATTTCCGAGGCGACGAGCTGTCCGAGATCCTTGAGGTGGACGTGCCCGGGTACGAACTGGGTAAAGGAGTTCGCGATGGCAATGATGGGCTTGCCAAAGTCTTCGTTCTTCACGCCGGTGGCGCGCCACAGGGCGCGTGCGCCGGCCATGTTACGGCCGTGGGTGGTGGTGCGGGATCTGTATGCTGGCATGTCTTTTCTAAGGGTAATCACATAACCAAACCGAAAAACGCCCTTAACTCAATAGCTGAAAGCTTAAAGGTGAAATCCGTCCGCGGACCCGAATCGAGAAATCAAAACCCGTTTAAAGCGTGCATCCGTATGACTTGCAAAGAGATATGCGGCTTTGGTGCGCACAAAAAAGCATGGCCCATCTGGGCCATGCTTCGAAAGTGGGTGGATCGCTCTGGCGTGCGGGTTAGCAGGCGGTTGCCTCTGCCGCTTTTTTAGAGCAGCAGCTCATTGCTCCGTCCGGGGACTCCTCACGGAAGCAGTACGCCAGCGGAATCGCGTAGAGCCAGTGGCGGGCCATCGACAGGACGGGGAAGATGACGCCTCCCTCCAGCCCGGCTATCCCCAGCCCCAGTAGCGGGAAAAGGAGGAACCAGACCAGCATCACAGTCTCCAGACTCGTGAAGAACAGCGCACGGAGCCAGCCCGGACCGATAAGCGACGGTGAGAGCGCCGCATAGATGGCGGCGAGGGCAACGCCATTACCGTAGTGCATCAGGAGCGCGACCGCGAAGGGCACGCCCACGGCATCGGCGAGCACGTGGGGGATGTCCCACCAGGTGCCGGTGAACAGGAAGCCGGTGATATCAAAGAGCAAAGTCCCAATGACGCCGGCGAGTATTGCTTTATACCAGTTTATTTTCATGTGTTTACCTTTCTGTAGGGGATAAAGTGAGGGGCTCAGGCCTGCCCGCCGAAGCGGAGGTAGTCGTCGAGGTCCAGGTACTCAAAGAGCGTGCCGATGTCCGGACGTGACGGGGTCTGTGCGCCCGCGAATTCCGCAAACCAGCTGCGAGCTTCGATACTCAGACCCGGCAGGTTCTCGATCCAGTGGCTCCATGCCTGAACCTCGTGTGGGCGAAGCTTTGGCTGTGCGCTCTCTTGCACCCACTGGAGAATGGCCCAGTCTCCGGTAGTCACGCCTACCTGAGTAAGAAAGGCGTCGGGGCTTAGCCCGATGAATTTAAAGAGCTCCATGTCGAGCAGGCTGTCATCGCCATAGAGATAG
This genomic interval from Ruficoccus sp. ZRK36 contains the following:
- a CDS encoding alpha/beta hydrolase — its product is MYQRINDISFADDLGTDGKADLFLPDNPRGAPAALLIHGGGWVSMEKTSIEPIARLLAEHGYAVFNINYRLTATHPWPACGDDCIRGAKFLMDAGHPAMRELDLDQIDIVGGSAGGHLALMAGLRLPLQRVRSILNLSGITDVALWQTQFCLDKPEFWEKFTGGPVEEAFLRDASPRYYVSDQSPPLNCIHSENDQLVTIEHADIIEQAYRAVNRPCEVFRFDGPGDKHGLFQDGAGEANLADRTLVPEVRDAILRMLAKHR
- a CDS encoding NAD(P)H-quinone oxidoreductase, which encodes MNAVIIDDDKRLVWSSVADPVRAENEILVQVHAAALNRADLMQREGNYPPPPGWPEWPGLEVAGVVLEAPSGSRWKPGDKVCALLGGGGYAEKVVVPADMALPVPEGLSMAEAAAIPEAFATSYLNLCLEGGMQAGDTVFIQAGASGLGMAAIQLAKTLGAKVVTTVGSEDKARFVRELGADVIINRKQQNIAEVLAQHPVDVAMDCVAGPNLGPCLETMARGGRWIIIATLGAASSELNMLDFFKRGVKLIGSTLRSRTSEMKADILKGLEDQLWPAFSSGAIQVLIHETLPMADAEKAHAILERQENLGKVVLTLEP
- a CDS encoding heparinase II/III family protein, with translation MAFALAGCSDPDPAPQAYAWEVSDSALEDRAWDIAGMLPVEPGSYVPPVSDRSAWEAYGRQSPQLLAKAKTFLNQPVPALPDDLYLTFTTKGTRKGYERPYSARIERLGTFTAAEAVANNGQFIPAIERELQAILVEKTWVMPAHDRDLKNFNGEVVDVDLGASRRGLAVAGVLTLLGDKLSPELTEQAHAELKRRVFDPYLKRLTGQDDSLCKWMKWDNNWNAVCHSGVVAAALFTLPSEDTRGLIVAGAEAALPRYFNSFRSDGFCTEGLSYWNYGFGHYVTLAETLWRLSEGEIDLYESPLVRKIATYPARLEMAPRQFPSFGDSPRNPQPEAWILDVCASHLPLSGDVKQEPYPAIPLFLEQCFRVSFSPSRPLSLAAMREDQLRSWFPEAQVYVGRMPGDSSEQMAIAVKGGRNGENHGHNDLGQFIIANQGRQVITDPGGEAYTAATFGPKRYESPMLNSIGHPVPVIAGQLQGSERTATTEVVSTDFTDGEDRVVFDLKGAYAVSTLAKLEREYVYMRQGAGELQVTDTVAFSKPEAFASSLITYGSVEQMSPSELLITDGDARLHVKIDSGDVPFSVEQELVRPKGPLRVLISLDDPLVKATMSYHFSVGSEIAPQHANEE
- a CDS encoding LacI family DNA-binding transcriptional regulator is translated as MAKIHEIAKIAGVSAATVSRVFNHHPNIRLEVRKRVFSVAREHGYHPRLTLKQKNVVVITPYDPVYPVQSCVDMILMALVQEMSKRGFRLEILPGDNRERLDAIQFCAAIAIGAEPAEFSDWSERYAMPLIIMDREGPTESPDVFYVRSDEEQGMRQAIQHLHERGYKKIGCIIHGSPHTGNATRRQNGIFKALKETGLPCDDSLVCFSGPGSDKYVELIGKLLKQDIDALFCPGGNAGIVSLYAFSLYNRRVPEDIALIASEQTKISQYTVPPLTTITPDYQAMAASTADLIEARIEGDTTPASTMLPYQLISRDSVAARA